In Oryza sativa Japonica Group chromosome 2, ASM3414082v1, the following are encoded in one genomic region:
- the LOC9267245 gene encoding F-box protein At3g58530 isoform X2 codes for MNKAGDRLISAISLPRYCHLKIINLEFAQDIDDRHFVRLKEMGCTSLQELELLNINACQKVSDKGIETITSLCPNLRALSIYWIVGLTDLTIRHIVQNCKHIVDLNLSGCKNISDKGMQLVADNYEGLKKLNITRCIKLTDDGLQEVLQKCSSLESLNLYALSSFSDKVYKKIGSLTNLTFLDLCGAQNVTDDGLSCISRCVCLTYLNLSWCVRVTDVGVVAIAQGCRSLQLLSLFGIVGVTDVCLEALSKHCSRSLTTLDVNGCIGIKKRSRDDLIQLFPLLRCFKVHS; via the exons ATGAACAAAGCTGGTGACCGACTTATTTCAGCGATATCACTG CCAAGATATTGTCATCTCAAAATTATTAACCTTGAATTTGCTCAAGATATTGATGACCGGCATTTTGTTCGCCTGAAAGAAATG GGATGTACCTCACTGCAAGAGTTGGAATTATTGAACATAAACGCATGCCAAAAAGTTTCTGACAAAGGGATTGAAACTATTACAAGTCTTTGTCCAAACCTTCGGGCCCTTTCTATCTATTGGATTGTTGG ACTGACAGACTTAACCATTAGGCACATTGTGCAGAACTGCAAGCACATAGTCGACCTGAACTTGAGTGGTTGTAAG AATATCTCAGATAAAGGTATGCAGCTAGTTGCTGATAATTATGAAGGACTAAAGAAGTTGAACATAACCAG gtgCATCAAGTTGACAGACGATGGACTTCAAGAAGTGCTTCAGAAATGTTCTTCTCTTGAAAGCTTGAACCTTTATGCCCTGTCAAG TTTTAGCGACAAGGTTTATAAGAAGATAGGATCTTTAACTAACCTTACATTTCTAGACTTATGTGGGGCCCAG AATGTAACTGATGATGGCCTTTCATGTATATCAAGATGTGTATGTCTGACATATCTCAATTTGTCCTG GTGTGTACGTGTTACTGATGTTGGGGTGGTAGCTATCGCACAAGGATGCCGGTCCCTTCAATTGCTTAG tttATTTGGAATAGTTGGTGTAACTGATGTCTGCCTGGAGGCTTTGTCAAAACATTGCTCACGTAGTCTCACAACTCTTGATGTAAATGGCTGTATTGGTATTAAG AAGAGGAGTCGGGATGACCTGATTCAGCTGTTCCCGTTGTTACGGTGCTTCAAAGTACACAGCTAG
- the LOC9267245 gene encoding F-box protein At3g58530 isoform X1 — translation MAATAAAEAEAAAGDEAWCRETVPRVMELVSPRLPQRDACALLAVSPWCHRALVANPKLWEVLDLHEMNKAGDRLISAISLPRYCHLKIINLEFAQDIDDRHFVRLKEMGCTSLQELELLNINACQKVSDKGIETITSLCPNLRALSIYWIVGLTDLTIRHIVQNCKHIVDLNLSGCKNISDKGMQLVADNYEGLKKLNITRCIKLTDDGLQEVLQKCSSLESLNLYALSSFSDKVYKKIGSLTNLTFLDLCGAQNVTDDGLSCISRCVCLTYLNLSWCVRVTDVGVVAIAQGCRSLQLLSLFGIVGVTDVCLEALSKHCSRSLTTLDVNGCIGIKKRSRDDLIQLFPLLRCFKVHS, via the exons atggcggcgacggcggcggcggaggcggaggcggcggccggcgacgaggcgtggTGCCGGGAGACGGTGCCCCGGGTGATGGAGCTGGTGAGCCCGCGCCTCCCCCAGCGCGACGCCTGCGCCCTGCTCGCCGTCAGCCCCTGGTGCCACCGCGCCCTCGTCGCCAACCCCAAGCTCTGGGAG GTGCTTGATCTGCATGAGATGAACAAAGCTGGTGACCGACTTATTTCAGCGATATCACTG CCAAGATATTGTCATCTCAAAATTATTAACCTTGAATTTGCTCAAGATATTGATGACCGGCATTTTGTTCGCCTGAAAGAAATG GGATGTACCTCACTGCAAGAGTTGGAATTATTGAACATAAACGCATGCCAAAAAGTTTCTGACAAAGGGATTGAAACTATTACAAGTCTTTGTCCAAACCTTCGGGCCCTTTCTATCTATTGGATTGTTGG ACTGACAGACTTAACCATTAGGCACATTGTGCAGAACTGCAAGCACATAGTCGACCTGAACTTGAGTGGTTGTAAG AATATCTCAGATAAAGGTATGCAGCTAGTTGCTGATAATTATGAAGGACTAAAGAAGTTGAACATAACCAG gtgCATCAAGTTGACAGACGATGGACTTCAAGAAGTGCTTCAGAAATGTTCTTCTCTTGAAAGCTTGAACCTTTATGCCCTGTCAAG TTTTAGCGACAAGGTTTATAAGAAGATAGGATCTTTAACTAACCTTACATTTCTAGACTTATGTGGGGCCCAG AATGTAACTGATGATGGCCTTTCATGTATATCAAGATGTGTATGTCTGACATATCTCAATTTGTCCTG GTGTGTACGTGTTACTGATGTTGGGGTGGTAGCTATCGCACAAGGATGCCGGTCCCTTCAATTGCTTAG tttATTTGGAATAGTTGGTGTAACTGATGTCTGCCTGGAGGCTTTGTCAAAACATTGCTCACGTAGTCTCACAACTCTTGATGTAAATGGCTGTATTGGTATTAAG AAGAGGAGTCGGGATGACCTGATTCAGCTGTTCCCGTTGTTACGGTGCTTCAAAGTACACAGCTAG